In Brevibacillus brevis, a genomic segment contains:
- a CDS encoding YcdB/YcdC domain-containing protein — protein MRKETPAWKMAAGMSLALVLTPTLGIPLPAAPPVAYAAESASPHVTKEQAIGLAQKWIAIPQDYKQEDAMFLDAERERFFGQSSWQITWQDKKDESGIYVRIDAATGELLQYSRYDSSAKATSPSASISQEKALEVATDFLQRVTSADERKELAKPNQYGPLRFYSTDISEHAFTFTRVENGLPFLENGFQVVVDRSGEVSSFTREWTKGELPEPTSVLPVEQAEKLLAEKAGPSLLYKELSSMTGAYDQDSGKYKLVYEYSPRDPQFVDAVSGAVVNALGQLAESKGVQPLGTTVSPQDDSRTRVTKEQAQQIAEQLIKKLPGEYRSEGSRGGGGRSGPGGIEVRNWKFDFTPLHTKGKPGDTVQVRIDDRGQLDEFSTSERARFREDGAKIEKAVSWKEAEASAAALVKNLLSDRLGEIYLLDQQPSDEDLQNQLERGRAYEIRFGWIKDGVPIEDAEFFVQVNPQSGEAELLEVRPEDRTYLAGDKRKAIDASAAKKAERQQKSVMLTYYTPQQRHVQMPAANQKVMLVYRYVGDQGVVDGLTGEWISFKQEQKKQRPGDIADHPQQEALEFAQRMGLLTAEGGSLEPDKQVTRGELAQMLARMTNRIEFHSSHVSSSDDEGENPFPFADVDDKHPQFAAIYKAVQYGLIPKEGSRFEPDKAVTRAQAADMFARLLGYGDLLDKPGIFVSPYSDVAKKDTPAVTILHSLGLLPGEQSQSFHPNDPVTRAEAAQLMKAVLEHRQSKK, from the coding sequence GTGAGGAAAGAAACCCCCGCGTGGAAAATGGCTGCGGGAATGTCGCTTGCGCTTGTTTTGACGCCGACGCTCGGGATTCCGTTGCCTGCTGCACCCCCTGTTGCATACGCCGCCGAGTCGGCTTCTCCTCATGTCACGAAGGAGCAAGCGATCGGGCTCGCCCAAAAGTGGATCGCGATTCCGCAAGACTACAAGCAAGAAGACGCTATGTTTCTCGACGCGGAGCGTGAGCGCTTCTTCGGCCAGTCCAGCTGGCAGATCACGTGGCAGGATAAAAAGGACGAGAGCGGGATCTATGTCCGAATCGATGCAGCAACCGGAGAATTGCTCCAATATTCGCGTTACGATTCTTCGGCCAAGGCCACATCGCCGTCCGCATCGATCAGCCAGGAGAAGGCGCTGGAAGTGGCGACGGATTTTTTGCAGCGGGTCACCAGCGCGGACGAACGAAAAGAGCTGGCCAAGCCCAATCAATACGGCCCTCTACGATTCTATTCTACCGATATTTCGGAGCATGCGTTTACGTTTACGAGAGTAGAAAACGGGCTGCCGTTTCTGGAAAACGGTTTTCAAGTAGTCGTCGACCGCTCGGGAGAAGTTAGCTCGTTCACCCGGGAGTGGACCAAAGGCGAACTGCCTGAGCCCACAAGCGTGTTGCCTGTGGAACAGGCGGAAAAGCTGCTGGCGGAAAAAGCGGGTCCCTCCCTCCTCTACAAGGAGCTGTCCAGCATGACCGGAGCCTATGATCAGGACAGCGGAAAGTACAAGCTGGTCTACGAATACAGCCCAAGGGATCCCCAGTTCGTGGACGCCGTTTCAGGCGCTGTTGTCAACGCTCTGGGCCAACTTGCGGAAAGCAAGGGCGTGCAGCCGCTGGGTACGACGGTCTCCCCGCAGGACGACAGCCGGACGCGGGTGACCAAAGAGCAGGCCCAGCAAATCGCCGAACAGCTGATCAAAAAACTGCCCGGCGAATACCGTTCGGAAGGCAGCCGGGGCGGAGGAGGCAGGTCGGGCCCTGGCGGGATCGAGGTTCGCAACTGGAAGTTTGATTTTACGCCTCTTCATACCAAAGGCAAGCCAGGAGATACGGTGCAGGTGCGGATCGACGATCGCGGGCAACTGGACGAGTTCAGCACCAGCGAGCGGGCTCGGTTCCGGGAGGACGGCGCAAAAATCGAGAAAGCCGTGTCCTGGAAGGAGGCAGAGGCAAGCGCAGCAGCTCTGGTGAAGAATCTTTTATCGGACCGTCTGGGTGAAATCTACTTGCTGGATCAACAGCCTTCGGATGAGGATCTGCAGAATCAATTGGAGCGCGGCAGGGCATACGAGATTCGGTTTGGATGGATAAAGGACGGCGTGCCGATCGAAGACGCGGAGTTTTTCGTGCAGGTCAATCCGCAGTCGGGAGAGGCGGAGCTGTTGGAAGTGCGTCCGGAAGACCGGACGTATCTCGCCGGGGACAAGCGGAAAGCGATCGACGCTTCGGCCGCCAAGAAAGCCGAGCGACAGCAGAAATCAGTGATGCTGACGTACTACACGCCGCAACAGCGCCACGTACAGATGCCCGCAGCTAACCAAAAGGTCATGCTGGTGTATCGCTATGTTGGCGACCAAGGAGTCGTGGATGGGCTGACCGGCGAATGGATCAGCTTCAAGCAGGAGCAAAAAAAGCAGCGGCCCGGCGATATTGCCGACCACCCGCAGCAGGAAGCTCTGGAGTTCGCCCAGCGCATGGGCTTGCTGACGGCGGAAGGAGGCAGCCTCGAGCCTGACAAGCAGGTGACACGAGGCGAACTGGCGCAGATGCTGGCCCGGATGACCAACCGTATCGAGTTTCATTCCTCTCACGTCTCCAGCTCGGATGACGAGGGAGAAAATCCCTTCCCGTTTGCGGATGTCGATGACAAGCATCCGCAGTTCGCCGCCATCTACAAGGCGGTCCAGTATGGACTGATCCCCAAGGAAGGATCGCGCTTTGAACCGGACAAGGCCGTCACGCGCGCGCAGGCGGCAGACATGTTCGCCAGACTGCTCGGTTACGGGGATCTGCTGGATAAGCCGGGGATTTTCGTATCGCCCTATTCCGATGTCGCGAAAAAGGATACCCCGGCCGTCACGATTCTCCATTCCCTCGGGCTTTTGCCCGGTGAGCAAAGCCAATCGTTCCATCCGAACGATCCAGTGACCAGGGCGGAAGCCGCTCAGTTGATGAAAGCGGTGCTGGAGCACAGGCAATCGAAAAAATAG
- the hemQ gene encoding hydrogen peroxide-dependent heme synthase codes for MSANEALLTLEGWYTYHNFRTINWEKWRAASEQERQAALDELNALIRTWEANEAEKQGSTAIYSILGHKADLVFMFLRPTMQELDEIKTAFNKTRFATYTQAPYSYVSVVELSNYVNNPGEDPKANPHVRERLYPILPKWEHICFYPMNKKRELQDNWYMLTMQERQEMMRSHGMIGRKYAGKVKQIIGGSVGFDDWEWGVTLFANDPLEFKHIVYEMRFDEVSARFGEFGNFLVGNVLNVESLGKMLEV; via the coding sequence GTGAGCGCAAACGAAGCGTTGCTTACATTGGAAGGTTGGTATACGTACCACAATTTCCGCACCATCAACTGGGAAAAATGGAGAGCGGCATCCGAGCAGGAGCGCCAGGCGGCGTTGGACGAGCTGAACGCCCTGATTCGCACGTGGGAAGCGAATGAAGCGGAGAAGCAAGGCAGCACAGCCATCTATTCCATTCTGGGCCACAAGGCCGACCTGGTGTTCATGTTCCTGCGCCCGACCATGCAGGAGCTCGATGAGATCAAGACGGCGTTCAACAAGACTCGCTTTGCTACATATACACAAGCTCCGTACTCCTACGTGTCTGTCGTAGAGCTGAGCAATTACGTAAACAATCCGGGCGAAGATCCGAAGGCCAACCCGCACGTGCGTGAACGCCTGTATCCGATCCTGCCGAAGTGGGAGCACATCTGCTTCTACCCGATGAACAAAAAACGCGAGCTGCAGGACAACTGGTACATGCTGACGATGCAGGAGCGCCAGGAAATGATGCGCTCCCACGGCATGATCGGCCGCAAGTACGCCGGCAAGGTCAAACAAATCATCGGCGGCTCCGTCGGCTTCGACGATTGGGAGTGGGGCGTCACCCTGTTTGCCAACGATCCGCTGGAATTCAAGCACATCGTGTATGAAATGCGCTTTGACGAAGTGAGCGCCCGCTTCGGCGAGTTCGGCAATTTCCTGGTGGGAAATGTGCTGAATGTCGAGTCGCTCGGAAAAATGCTCGAAGTATAA
- the nagB gene encoding glucosamine-6-phosphate deaminase: MKLVIAKDYDEMSKQAARLLADEVTRNPETVLGLATGGTPVGMYRELVELCRTEGIDFSRATSFNLDEYVGLPGHHPQSYRTYMEQNLFSHINLPADQTNIPRGDAADLAAECQRYEQAIAAAGGIDIQVLGIGNNGHIGFNEPGSGQETTTRVVQLTESTIQANARFFDTIDEVPTQAVSMGIRTILGAKKIVLLASGEAKAEAVRRMIEGEMTADVPASLLQQHPDVTVIVDEEAASRLSAKTRA, translated from the coding sequence ATGAAGCTTGTGATCGCAAAAGACTACGACGAGATGAGCAAGCAGGCAGCACGGCTGCTCGCGGATGAGGTCACCCGCAATCCGGAGACGGTACTGGGGCTGGCGACAGGTGGGACCCCGGTCGGCATGTATCGGGAGCTGGTCGAGCTCTGCAGGACGGAAGGGATCGATTTTTCGCGCGCGACCAGCTTTAATCTGGATGAGTATGTCGGCTTGCCTGGCCATCATCCGCAAAGCTACCGGACGTACATGGAGCAAAACCTGTTCTCCCACATCAATCTCCCGGCAGACCAAACCAACATACCGCGGGGGGATGCAGCCGATCTCGCAGCCGAATGTCAGCGGTACGAGCAAGCCATCGCCGCGGCAGGCGGTATCGACATCCAGGTGCTGGGCATCGGCAACAACGGTCATATCGGCTTCAACGAGCCGGGATCCGGGCAAGAGACGACGACCCGTGTGGTTCAGCTCACAGAGAGCACCATTCAGGCGAACGCCCGCTTTTTCGATACAATCGATGAAGTGCCGACCCAGGCCGTTTCCATGGGGATTCGCACCATTCTCGGCGCGAAAAAAATCGTACTGCTGGCAAGCGGCGAGGCCAAAGCGGAGGCAGTGCGCCGCATGATCGAGGGAGAAATGACGGCGGATGTGCCGGCGTCGCTTTTGCAGCAGCATCCCGACGTCACCGTGATCGTGGACGAGGAAGCAGCGTCGAGGCTGTCGGCGAAAACGCGAGCTTAG
- a CDS encoding MurR/RpiR family transcriptional regulator, which translates to MAGRQEEGLDALSGAGVKTNTLLEIQSLLPSFTKSEQKVAQIVLAQTESVIYSSVIDLAEKAEVGETTVLRFCRKIGFRGYQEFKLALAQELVNPVKNLHGEVGEDDSLGIIAQKVTATNRQAIEDTNALFEMDTLERCIELLRTAGTIHFYGVGTSAVTAQDAKYTCLRIGLRVDAFTESHLQAMAAATLGPGDVAVGLSVSGSTKDTIDSLKVAKEAGATAICVTHYRRSPITNVADITLLTAAQEGPLQGGSLAAKMAQLHVLDVIFTAIAMRNKEKALMYKERTAKAVLERKY; encoded by the coding sequence ATGGCCGGACGACAGGAGGAAGGATTGGACGCTTTGTCCGGAGCGGGCGTAAAAACGAATACCCTGCTGGAAATTCAAAGCTTGCTGCCTTCCTTTACCAAGTCGGAGCAAAAAGTGGCGCAGATCGTGCTCGCCCAGACGGAAAGCGTCATTTACTCCTCCGTCATCGACTTGGCGGAAAAGGCGGAGGTAGGCGAGACGACGGTTCTGCGCTTCTGCCGGAAGATCGGATTTCGCGGTTATCAGGAGTTCAAGCTCGCGCTGGCGCAAGAGCTGGTGAATCCGGTGAAAAACCTGCACGGAGAAGTCGGCGAAGACGATTCGCTTGGAATCATCGCGCAGAAGGTGACGGCGACAAATCGCCAAGCCATCGAAGATACAAATGCACTGTTCGAGATGGACACGCTGGAGCGCTGTATCGAGCTATTGCGGACTGCCGGAACGATTCACTTTTACGGCGTGGGCACTTCGGCGGTGACGGCACAGGATGCCAAGTACACCTGCCTGCGCATCGGGCTGCGGGTCGATGCGTTCACCGAGTCTCACCTGCAGGCGATGGCGGCGGCGACGCTCGGCCCCGGAGATGTGGCAGTAGGATTGTCCGTCTCGGGCAGCACGAAAGATACGATCGACTCGTTGAAAGTGGCGAAAGAGGCGGGGGCTACCGCTATTTGCGTGACGCATTACCGCCGCTCGCCGATCACCAACGTGGCGGACATCACCTTGCTGACGGCGGCGCAGGAAGGGCCTCTGCAAGGCGGGTCGCTGGCAGCCAAAATGGCGCAATTGCACGTACTCGATGTCATTTTCACGGCCATCGCGATGCGCAACAAAGAAAAAGCGTTGATGTACAAGGAACGGACGGCCAAAGCTGTCCTGGAGCGAAAATATTAA